A portion of the Edaphobacter bradus genome contains these proteins:
- a CDS encoding EamA family transporter, translated as MTHAGTFETWATIVAVAVTAIAGDVLTAGAMRRIGDLDVIREQSGLAGAIKAVTGNGMFLLGVFAMALSFFSLLFTLSKVDVSLAAPASASLTFIGNAAAAKIFLHENVDKRRWLAALFVGVGVALLSR; from the coding sequence ATGACCCACGCAGGAACCTTCGAGACGTGGGCCACCATTGTGGCAGTAGCAGTTACGGCGATTGCGGGAGACGTCCTCACCGCAGGAGCAATGCGACGCATCGGCGACCTCGACGTCATCCGTGAGCAGTCGGGACTGGCAGGAGCCATCAAGGCCGTAACCGGCAATGGGATGTTTCTGCTGGGAGTCTTCGCGATGGCCTTGAGCTTCTTTTCGCTGCTGTTCACCCTTAGCAAAGTGGATGTTTCACTTGCCGCCCCCGCGAGCGCCTCGCTGACCTTCATCGGCAACGCGGCGGCTGCGAAGATCTTTCTTCATGAGAACGTTGACAAAAGGCGCTGGCTGGCGGCGCTGTTTGTCGGCGTCGGGGTGGCGCTGCTCTCGCGCTAG
- a CDS encoding FtsB family cell division protein: MIVRLYECAQGGWRRAATIAAAALAIGLGYHVVFGQNGLTVYQQKREDARTLAGELKSLQRENEQLKSHVDHLESDPSAIEHQAREELHYTRPGEVIYTLPASPIPNSGARQEKP, translated from the coding sequence GTGATCGTGCGCCTGTACGAGTGCGCTCAAGGGGGCTGGAGGCGAGCTGCTACGATAGCCGCCGCGGCACTCGCCATCGGACTTGGATATCACGTCGTCTTCGGGCAGAACGGCCTTACGGTGTACCAGCAGAAGCGCGAGGATGCCCGTACGCTCGCAGGTGAGCTCAAGAGCCTGCAGCGGGAGAACGAACAGCTGAAGAGCCACGTGGACCATCTGGAGAGCGATCCCAGCGCTATTGAGCATCAGGCAAGGGAAGAACTGCACTACACCCGTCCGGGTGAGGTGATCTATACCCTGCCAGCCAGTCCCATTCCGAACAGTGGCGCCCGGCAGGAGAAGCCTTAG
- a CDS encoding flavin reductase family protein, with protein sequence MKFDLEHTSQRETYNLLIGLVAPRPIALVTSMNEQGHLNAAPFSAYNYLCTDPPVVGIGVTNRPSSTFVPKDTARNIRRTGEFVVNVVTEDIAQRMNICATDFPAETNEIEMANFTTVPSDVVKVPRIAEAHAALECREFTTMEIGRSRIILGRVVSIYVEDKFIDPAGPYIRAEELHAIGRMNGLGSYVRTRDAFLTMPRISYDEWQKGKR encoded by the coding sequence ATGAAATTTGATCTTGAACACACCTCACAGCGGGAAACGTATAACTTGCTGATAGGACTGGTCGCTCCGCGGCCGATTGCTCTGGTGACGAGCATGAACGAGCAGGGCCACCTGAATGCCGCGCCGTTCAGTGCCTACAACTACCTCTGCACAGACCCTCCCGTCGTCGGTATTGGCGTAACGAACCGGCCTTCGAGCACCTTTGTCCCCAAGGACACGGCGCGCAACATTCGCCGCACTGGTGAGTTCGTCGTGAATGTTGTGACCGAGGACATCGCGCAGCGCATGAATATCTGCGCCACTGATTTTCCGGCGGAGACCAACGAGATTGAGATGGCCAATTTCACTACGGTGCCCTCGGATGTCGTCAAGGTCCCGCGCATCGCGGAGGCCCACGCCGCGCTTGAGTGCCGCGAGTTCACGACGATGGAGATTGGCAGATCGCGAATCATTCTCGGACGCGTTGTATCGATCTATGTCGAGGACAAGTTTATCGATCCCGCGGGACCCTACATCCGGGCCGAGGAGCTGCATGCCATTGGAAGGATGAACGGCCTCGGATCGTACGTCAGAACGCGCGACGCATTTTTGACCATGCCCCGCATCTCCTATGACGAGTGGCAGAAGGGGAAGCGCTAG
- a CDS encoding zinc-dependent alcohol dehydrogenase → MTAVVLYGREDLRLEQVEAPLASAGEIVVRVGAALTCGTDLKVYRRGYHATMLKPPVLFGHELAGTVYEVGAGVTAFREGDRVVALNSAPCDLCFFCRHGQQNLCEDLLFNNGAYAEFIRIPARIVEKNTLHVPDGVPFEHAALTEPLACVVRGLEESGAQPGDTMVVIGAGPIGLMFMHAAELAGVHVIAVVKRDDQIAAAKLFGASSVVQIGVAVDDVIAATRALTPQGRGADIVIEAVATPATWEWAVEMVRKGGVVNFFGGPPSGTKVQLDTNRLHYGDITLKASFHHTPATCRTAFGLITSGRFKCAEYITGQAALDQVPEIFQRMLTRKGGALDIKTAVFPAGVPR, encoded by the coding sequence ATGACGGCAGTAGTACTGTACGGCAGGGAAGACCTTCGATTGGAGCAGGTGGAAGCCCCACTGGCCTCGGCCGGGGAAATCGTCGTGCGCGTGGGGGCGGCGCTGACGTGCGGGACCGACCTGAAGGTCTACCGTCGCGGCTACCATGCCACGATGCTCAAGCCGCCAGTCCTCTTCGGCCATGAACTGGCCGGCACGGTCTACGAAGTCGGCGCAGGGGTGACGGCCTTTCGCGAAGGTGATCGAGTCGTCGCACTCAACTCAGCTCCCTGCGACCTCTGCTTCTTCTGTCGCCACGGCCAGCAGAACCTCTGCGAAGATCTGCTGTTCAACAACGGCGCCTATGCGGAGTTCATCCGTATTCCGGCGCGCATCGTCGAGAAAAATACGCTGCATGTCCCTGATGGCGTCCCGTTCGAGCACGCCGCCCTCACCGAGCCGCTGGCCTGCGTTGTTCGCGGGCTGGAGGAGAGTGGCGCTCAACCAGGCGACACGATGGTGGTCATCGGAGCTGGGCCCATCGGCCTGATGTTCATGCATGCGGCTGAGCTTGCTGGCGTCCATGTTATTGCCGTGGTCAAGCGTGACGACCAGATTGCCGCGGCGAAGCTCTTCGGCGCCAGCAGTGTCGTGCAGATCGGCGTCGCAGTGGACGATGTGATCGCCGCGACGCGCGCGCTTACGCCGCAGGGCCGCGGAGCTGACATCGTCATCGAGGCCGTCGCCACGCCGGCCACGTGGGAGTGGGCCGTCGAGATGGTTCGCAAGGGCGGCGTCGTCAACTTCTTCGGCGGGCCCCCCAGCGGAACGAAGGTGCAGCTTGACACCAACCGCCTGCACTACGGCGACATCACGCTCAAGGCGAGCTTCCACCACACGCCCGCAACTTGCCGGACAGCCTTCGGACTCATCACGAGCGGGCGCTTCAAGTGCGCCGAGTACATCACCGGCCAGGCCGCGCTTGACCAGGTCCCCGAGATATTTCAGCGCATGCTCACGCGGAAGGGCGGGGCTCTGGACATCAAGACCGCAGTCTTTCCCGCAGGGGTGCCGCGATGA
- a CDS encoding MlaE family ABC transporter permease, with product MPFVSPEDFAKQKVAAIQEYSILSWRAIVNVFSAPRYWADIYTQMDSIGVGSLPIVLLTGFFTGGVLALQSATALKAFGAVSMTGNLVSLSMVKELGPVLTGLMVSGRNASGMASELGSMKVTEQIDAMRALGTDPVRKLVTPRLYATIIMLFFLTIVADAVGTAGGAMVSVTLLNMNPSAYFHSSIRALQYADVVQGLTKPFFSGFIIATVGCFFGMTTKGGTQGVGRSTTQAVVVSSVFIIVVDFLVSRAMIGIFGR from the coding sequence ATGCCCTTCGTCTCTCCAGAGGACTTCGCCAAACAGAAGGTCGCCGCCATACAGGAGTACTCCATCCTGTCGTGGAGAGCGATCGTCAACGTCTTTTCGGCTCCGCGCTACTGGGCGGACATCTACACCCAGATGGATTCGATCGGTGTGGGGTCGCTGCCAATCGTTCTGTTGACGGGCTTTTTTACTGGCGGCGTACTCGCGCTTCAATCAGCCACGGCGCTCAAGGCATTTGGCGCGGTGTCGATGACCGGCAACCTGGTCTCGCTCTCGATGGTGAAGGAGCTTGGGCCGGTGCTGACGGGATTGATGGTCTCCGGACGCAACGCGTCGGGCATGGCTTCGGAGCTCGGCTCGATGAAAGTGACGGAGCAGATCGATGCGATGCGCGCGCTGGGAACCGACCCCGTACGCAAGCTGGTCACGCCGCGGCTCTATGCCACCATCATCATGCTCTTCTTCCTGACGATTGTGGCCGATGCGGTGGGAACGGCCGGTGGAGCGATGGTGAGTGTCACCCTGCTGAACATGAACCCGTCTGCCTACTTTCACAGCTCCATACGGGCGCTGCAGTATGCGGACGTGGTTCAGGGATTGACAAAGCCATTCTTCTCTGGCTTCATCATCGCAACCGTGGGATGCTTCTTCGGCATGACAACAAAGGGCGGAACACAGGGCGTGGGCCGCTCCACGACACAGGCCGTCGTCGTCTCATCGGTCTTCATCATTGTCGTCGACTTCCTTGTGAGCCGCGCAATGATCGGCATCTTCGGCAGGTGA
- the hpnC gene encoding squalene synthase HpnC, translated as MSELALPQHALVGAPPQYLTPLERPTLAEAQSWCRRLASTHYENFHVATFFLPRKVRPHFESIYAYCRVADDLGDEVEDPSTALRLLNAWGSMLDECYDSPDRSMHPVFVALHETVRECDLPRQLFHDLIHAFKMDQTKTEYETWEELLDYSRYSANPVGRLVLWVCGYRDESRALLSDKVCTALQLANFWQDIVEDKERGRRYIPAESMHRFGVEEAQIEGRIFTPEFRSMIEDLVVRTRQMLHEGGVISQHVDGELAVTLDLFRKGGDAILDGITAENYDVLRGRPVVSKAKKLSLLAGALIDKARMEWRR; from the coding sequence ATGAGTGAGCTTGCACTTCCGCAGCATGCCCTGGTCGGCGCTCCGCCGCAATACCTGACACCACTCGAGCGTCCCACGCTCGCCGAGGCGCAGTCGTGGTGCCGGCGCCTCGCCTCCACGCACTACGAAAACTTTCACGTGGCGACGTTCTTCTTGCCGCGCAAGGTCAGGCCGCACTTTGAGAGCATCTACGCCTACTGCCGCGTGGCCGACGACCTGGGCGATGAGGTCGAGGATCCCTCCACCGCGCTGCGCCTGCTTAATGCCTGGGGCTCAATGCTGGACGAGTGCTATGACTCTCCTGATCGCTCCATGCACCCTGTCTTCGTCGCGCTCCACGAGACTGTGCGTGAGTGCGACCTGCCGCGCCAGCTCTTTCACGATCTCATCCACGCCTTCAAGATGGACCAGACGAAGACGGAGTATGAGACCTGGGAAGAGCTGCTCGACTACTCCCGTTACTCGGCGAACCCGGTCGGCAGACTGGTTCTCTGGGTCTGCGGATACAGAGACGAGAGCCGCGCGCTGCTCTCGGACAAGGTCTGCACGGCGCTCCAGCTCGCCAACTTCTGGCAGGACATCGTTGAGGACAAGGAACGCGGCCGCCGCTACATTCCTGCGGAATCCATGCATCGCTTCGGCGTCGAAGAAGCGCAGATCGAAGGGCGCATCTTTACTCCTGAGTTTCGTTCGATGATCGAGGACCTCGTCGTGCGCACGCGGCAGATGCTGCATGAGGGTGGAGTGATCAGCCAGCACGTCGACGGCGAGCTGGCGGTTACGCTCGACCTCTTCCGCAAGGGCGGCGACGCCATCCTCGACGGCATTACGGCAGAGAACTACGACGTTCTCCGTGGCCGCCCTGTGGTCTCGAAAGCGAAGAAGCTGAGCCTGCTGGCTGGGGCCCTCATCGACAAGGCCAGGATGGAGTGGAGACGGTGA
- the hpnE gene encoding hydroxysqualene dehydroxylase HpnE, giving the protein MDSAAGSSDGAAKPGDGLSVQNHSDVIVAGGGVAGLSAAAALAEAGAKVTLLERRPYIGGRAYSYEHPALAETVDSQHVVLGCCVNILDLARKAGMSDSIRWYDELVFLEPSGRRSLMRSGALPAPSHQTLSFLRAPMLSLRDKAAIASGLARFLRGYPADDSESFAAWLKRTGQTERAIRHFWEPVVVGALNDSFERCSVKYAGKVFHESFLRSAEGGRLGIPAAPLSEFFAPVAQYAQQQGVDVKLRSGVEGIAPNGDGGWSVHSGGTEYTADSVVLATDFKQTKQLLTNLPGSDDGRARLLEVFDHLVAAPITTIHLWYDRDVTQLDHAVLLDTRIQWLFAKSRIRRWPVERGSYLELVISASWPELEMGREDILASAIREFEGFFPAAKQAKLLKSSVLKEARATFSVVPGLDRYRPQQATEWPGLYLAGDWTATEWPSTMEGAVRSGRLAAGAVVGDKQRFMAPEVPAGGLMRWLSSVK; this is encoded by the coding sequence GTGGATTCTGCTGCAGGGAGCAGCGATGGCGCTGCGAAACCGGGTGACGGCTTGAGCGTGCAGAACCACTCCGACGTCATCGTCGCCGGCGGTGGTGTTGCCGGGCTCTCCGCTGCCGCCGCCCTCGCCGAAGCGGGCGCGAAGGTCACGCTGCTCGAGCGCCGCCCCTACATCGGAGGCCGCGCCTACTCCTACGAGCACCCTGCCCTTGCGGAGACCGTAGACTCGCAGCACGTCGTCCTTGGCTGCTGCGTCAACATCCTCGACCTGGCCCGCAAGGCTGGCATGTCCGACAGCATCCGGTGGTACGACGAGCTCGTCTTCCTTGAGCCCAGCGGCCGCCGCAGCTTGATGCGCTCGGGTGCCCTTCCAGCGCCGTCTCATCAGACGCTCAGCTTTCTGCGCGCTCCCATGCTCAGCCTGCGCGACAAGGCCGCAATTGCCTCGGGCCTCGCGCGCTTCCTTCGCGGTTATCCCGCCGACGATAGCGAGAGCTTCGCCGCGTGGCTCAAGCGCACTGGGCAGACCGAGCGCGCGATCCGCCACTTCTGGGAGCCAGTCGTCGTCGGAGCCCTCAACGACAGCTTCGAGCGGTGTTCGGTGAAGTACGCTGGCAAGGTCTTTCACGAGTCGTTCCTGCGCTCGGCCGAGGGCGGTCGCCTCGGCATCCCCGCCGCACCCCTGAGCGAGTTCTTCGCTCCCGTCGCCCAGTATGCGCAGCAGCAAGGCGTCGACGTGAAGCTCAGGTCCGGTGTTGAAGGCATCGCTCCCAACGGAGATGGCGGCTGGAGCGTTCATTCCGGCGGAACAGAGTACACCGCGGACTCCGTAGTCCTCGCGACGGACTTCAAGCAGACGAAGCAACTCCTCACAAATCTGCCCGGATCTGACGACGGTCGCGCGCGATTGCTCGAAGTCTTTGATCATCTCGTGGCCGCGCCGATCACGACCATCCACCTCTGGTACGACCGCGACGTCACCCAGCTCGATCACGCCGTCTTGCTCGACACGCGCATCCAGTGGCTCTTCGCCAAGTCGCGGATTCGCCGCTGGCCCGTAGAGCGCGGAAGCTACCTTGAGCTGGTCATCAGCGCCTCGTGGCCTGAGCTTGAGATGGGCAGGGAAGATATCCTCGCATCGGCGATTCGCGAGTTCGAAGGATTCTTTCCTGCGGCGAAGCAGGCAAAGCTGCTCAAGAGCAGCGTGCTCAAAGAGGCTCGGGCAACTTTCTCGGTGGTTCCTGGGCTCGACCGCTACCGTCCTCAGCAGGCTACAGAGTGGCCCGGGCTCTATCTCGCAGGAGACTGGACCGCAACGGAATGGCCATCAACGATGGAGGGCGCTGTGCGCAGCGGCCGGCTTGCAGCAGGAGCTGTTGTGGGAGATAAGCAGCGCTTCATGGCTCCTGAAGTTCCCGCAGGCGGCCTGATGCGGTGGCTGAGCTCAGTGAAATAG
- a CDS encoding phytoene/squalene synthase family protein, whose protein sequence is MTIAGAYAACRSIAQREAKNFYYAFRVLPQHKSDAMCAVYAFMRRADDISDDESMSLPDRRVAMQRWLEDWRAARSSGVTDDPIFVALNDTQKRFAIPDSLLEELVQGTSMDLEPQPVSASGLQTYATFDELYRYCYLVASVVGLVCIRIFGYTDPQAEKLAEKTGVAFQLTNILRDVKEDVERGRAYLPLDLLGEFGVSIDRLKELSSGAAIYPRERAMLFTLGSQAEQYYGSAQRLLPLIDRDSRAALWVLVRIYHELLHRIAKADSDVFSHRISVPTLKKMWILLQGAAMALRNRVTA, encoded by the coding sequence GTGACGATTGCCGGAGCCTACGCCGCCTGCCGGTCCATCGCGCAGCGGGAAGCAAAAAACTTCTATTACGCCTTTCGCGTTCTTCCGCAGCACAAGAGCGACGCCATGTGCGCCGTGTACGCCTTCATGCGCCGCGCCGACGATATCTCTGACGACGAGTCCATGTCTCTCCCCGACCGCCGGGTCGCCATGCAGCGGTGGCTTGAGGACTGGCGCGCGGCCCGCAGCAGCGGAGTGACGGACGATCCAATCTTCGTCGCGCTCAACGACACGCAGAAGAGATTTGCAATCCCTGACTCGCTGCTCGAAGAGCTGGTGCAGGGGACGTCGATGGATCTTGAGCCGCAGCCTGTCTCGGCAAGCGGGTTGCAGACTTACGCCACCTTCGATGAGCTTTACCGCTACTGCTACCTTGTCGCTTCCGTCGTCGGCCTGGTGTGCATTCGCATCTTCGGCTACACCGATCCTCAGGCTGAGAAGCTTGCCGAGAAGACAGGCGTGGCCTTTCAGTTGACGAACATCCTCCGCGACGTCAAGGAGGATGTCGAGCGGGGAAGGGCCTATCTTCCGCTCGATCTGCTAGGAGAGTTCGGCGTCAGCATTGACCGGCTCAAGGAACTCTCGAGCGGCGCCGCTATCTATCCGCGCGAGCGGGCGATGCTCTTTACGCTTGGCTCGCAGGCGGAACAATATTACGGTTCTGCTCAGCGGCTGTTGCCCTTGATCGACCGAGACAGCCGCGCCGCGCTATGGGTTCTCGTTCGTATCTATCACGAGTTGCTGCATCGAATCGCTAAGGCGGACAGTGACGTCTTCAGCCATCGCATCAGCGTGCCGACGCTCAAGAAGATGTGGATTCTGCTGCAGGGAGCAGCGATGGCGCTGCGAAACCGGGTGACGGCTTGA
- the hpnJ gene encoding hopanoid biosynthesis associated radical SAM protein HpnJ, with amino-acid sequence MPLKTLFLNPPSFENFDGGASSRWPATREIESYWYPVWLAYPAGMLEGSRLLDAPPHHVSAEETIEIAKGYEFLVLFTSTVGWSGDHALAQAIKRANPTIKIAFVGPPVTTDPDRALNECSVIDFVCRREFDFSVVEYANGKPLNEILGISYKDASGVIQHNPDRPQVEDLDAMPWVTDIYARDMDVTKYNVPFLLHPYVSLYSTRGCPAQCTFCLWPQTLSGHAWRKRSTDDVAAEMAHAKKLFPHVKEFFFDDDTFNIQKARTIELCAKLKPLGLTWSCTSRVTTDRETLKAMKEAGCRLLIVGFESGDPQILKNIKKGATIERARDFVKDCHDLGLIIHADFILGLPGETKESIRNTINFAKTLDCETIQVSVAHAYPGTEFYDFAKRNNFITNEKMEDGGGHQMAHIEYPGLPTEYVMEMVHKFYDEYYFRPKAAFRVVWKAIVNRDIPRLYVEAKSFMKLRAQRNKAARAKREENALKQQESVSMNA; translated from the coding sequence ATGCCCCTCAAAACACTTTTCCTGAATCCACCTTCCTTTGAAAATTTTGATGGCGGCGCCAGCTCTCGATGGCCCGCGACGCGCGAGATCGAGTCCTACTGGTACCCTGTGTGGCTGGCCTACCCCGCCGGCATGCTGGAGGGGTCGCGGCTGCTCGACGCGCCTCCGCACCACGTCTCGGCCGAAGAGACCATAGAGATAGCCAAGGGCTACGAGTTTCTCGTGCTGTTCACCTCCACGGTGGGCTGGAGCGGCGACCACGCGCTGGCGCAGGCCATCAAGCGCGCCAACCCGACGATCAAGATCGCCTTTGTCGGGCCTCCGGTGACGACCGACCCGGATCGCGCCTTGAACGAGTGCTCCGTCATCGACTTCGTCTGCCGCCGCGAGTTCGACTTCTCCGTGGTGGAGTACGCAAACGGCAAGCCGTTGAACGAGATCCTGGGCATCAGCTACAAGGACGCGAGCGGGGTCATCCAACACAACCCCGACCGCCCGCAGGTCGAGGACCTGGACGCGATGCCGTGGGTGACCGACATCTACGCGCGCGACATGGACGTCACGAAGTACAACGTGCCGTTCCTACTGCACCCCTACGTCTCGCTCTACTCGACGCGCGGCTGCCCGGCACAGTGCACGTTCTGCCTCTGGCCGCAGACGCTCTCGGGCCACGCGTGGCGCAAGCGGTCTACAGATGACGTGGCAGCCGAGATGGCGCACGCGAAGAAGCTCTTCCCTCACGTGAAGGAGTTCTTCTTCGACGACGACACCTTCAACATCCAGAAGGCCCGCACCATCGAGCTCTGCGCCAAGCTGAAGCCCCTCGGCCTGACCTGGTCCTGCACCTCGCGCGTCACTACTGACCGCGAGACCCTGAAGGCGATGAAGGAGGCCGGCTGCCGGCTGCTGATCGTGGGCTTCGAGTCGGGCGACCCCCAGATCCTCAAGAACATCAAGAAGGGTGCGACGATCGAGCGTGCGCGCGACTTCGTGAAGGACTGCCACGACCTCGGCCTCATCATCCATGCCGACTTCATCCTCGGCCTGCCGGGTGAGACGAAGGAATCGATCCGCAACACCATCAACTTCGCCAAGACGCTGGACTGCGAGACTATCCAGGTCTCGGTCGCCCATGCCTACCCTGGCACGGAGTTCTACGACTTCGCCAAGAGGAACAACTTCATCACCAACGAGAAGATGGAGGACGGCGGAGGACACCAGATGGCACACATCGAGTACCCCGGCTTGCCCACCGAGTACGTGATGGAGATGGTGCACAAGTTTTACGACGAGTACTACTTCCGTCCCAAGGCTGCGTTCCGCGTGGTCTGGAAGGCCATTGTCAACCGCGACATTCCGCGGCTGTACGTCGAGGCAAAGTCCTTCATGAAGCTCCGCGCCCAGCGCAACAAGGCGGCCCGCGCCAAGCGCGAAGAGAACGCGTTGAAGCAGCAGGAATCCGTAAGTATGAACGCCTGA
- a CDS encoding ABC transporter ATP-binding protein encodes MAEELLTSGVPQHVLPAPGEPVVEFRNVSIKFDLKPVLENISFSVLPGETRIILGPAGGGKSVLMKLTNGLLCPDSGSIHVFGEEVTAMSENDLFKLRAHIGMVFQESALFDSLSVEENVAYRLHEEHVPENEAHQRVVEALRFVELEQVISKFPPELSGGMRRRVSIARAIVSKPDLILYDSPTGGLDPITSTTIIELVLKQRDVAHTTSLLITHRLQDAFVLAMNHFDIATGKMEPIPNGGLDPSTKFLVLNEGRVVFDGTTLELVHSTDPWLREYLS; translated from the coding sequence ATGGCCGAAGAGCTTCTCACCAGCGGCGTCCCTCAACATGTCTTGCCTGCGCCTGGCGAGCCGGTGGTTGAGTTCAGGAACGTCTCCATCAAATTCGATCTCAAGCCCGTCCTAGAGAACATCTCCTTCAGCGTTCTACCCGGGGAGACACGCATCATCCTCGGGCCAGCCGGTGGCGGCAAATCTGTCCTGATGAAGTTGACCAATGGCCTGCTGTGCCCCGACTCGGGAAGCATCCACGTCTTTGGCGAAGAGGTCACTGCGATGTCCGAGAACGATCTTTTCAAACTGCGCGCTCACATCGGCATGGTCTTTCAGGAGTCGGCGCTCTTTGACTCGCTCTCGGTGGAAGAGAACGTAGCCTACCGGCTCCATGAGGAGCACGTGCCGGAGAATGAGGCCCACCAGCGTGTCGTAGAGGCACTGCGCTTCGTCGAGTTGGAACAGGTCATCTCGAAGTTCCCGCCGGAGCTCTCCGGCGGCATGCGGCGTCGCGTTTCCATTGCGCGTGCCATTGTCTCGAAACCGGACCTCATCCTTTACGACTCGCCCACCGGCGGGCTCGATCCCATCACGTCGACGACCATCATCGAGCTTGTGCTCAAACAGCGTGACGTCGCCCACACGACCTCTCTCCTCATCACGCACCGGTTGCAGGACGCCTTTGTGCTGGCCATGAACCACTTCGACATTGCAACAGGCAAAATGGAGCCCATCCCCAACGGTGGGCTCGACCCCAGCACGAAGTTTCTCGTCCTCAACGAAGGTCGTGTCGTCTTCGACGGCACCACGCTGGAGCTGGTCCACAGCACCGACCCGTGGCTGCGCGAATACCTCTCCTGA
- a CDS encoding DMT family transporter, which translates to MKHTLTPQRYLILLAVMLTASVGDTLLSHGMAQVGSVSLHHLGMLLLALRNPWVISGILLLLGFFASYLTALSWADLTFVLPSTAFGYVVVALLSRFWLHEHISVYRWVGILMIVCGVGFVANGPSLTEHPQPVREAK; encoded by the coding sequence ATGAAGCACACCCTTACCCCGCAGCGTTACCTTATCCTACTGGCTGTCATGCTCACCGCGTCGGTCGGCGATACCCTGCTGTCACATGGCATGGCGCAGGTGGGCTCTGTCTCGCTGCACCATCTTGGGATGCTGCTCCTCGCTCTAAGAAATCCGTGGGTCATCAGCGGGATCCTGTTGCTGCTCGGTTTTTTCGCGAGCTATCTGACGGCGCTGAGCTGGGCCGATCTGACGTTTGTGCTGCCCTCCACGGCGTTCGGGTATGTCGTGGTGGCGCTGCTCTCGCGGTTCTGGCTGCATGAGCACATCTCTGTGTACCGCTGGGTGGGAATTCTTATGATCGTCTGCGGCGTCGGCTTCGTCGCCAACGGGCCATCGCTCACCGAGCATCCTCAACCTGTAAGGGAGGCAAAATGA